A part of Solenopsis invicta isolate M01_SB chromosome 2, UNIL_Sinv_3.0, whole genome shotgun sequence genomic DNA contains:
- the LOC105195027 gene encoding nuclear distribution protein nudE-like 1-A isoform X1 — MMDLDPPEFLSKDEEIQYWMDLANQLLQRKDDVERELEEFQENSQMLEKELETSLEQAEKTNRELRQRNTRLATEVEQLRTRLDQQSTDCAMFQGKAQDLQQQHEHLLKYIRELEQKNDDLERAHRINRVTEEEIEAKFNLAIEKNALLESELDEKESLKVIVQRLMDEVRDLKQEIQVHERHHADNNKSAERVRNSIVDSNKLQAELESNSPASQIVPQTIPQNNTTSPIKIGHGMVGGVIGNNNNNMSQPLPPCTRILAMNMIGDLMRKVGLDRWVCMGCRRIKCTCPSGQKSNTTSSTGLSAAQTHASTQCIRQQPRPTACRSSS, encoded by the exons ATGATGGATTTAGATCCACCAGAATTTCTGTCCAAAGACGAGGAGATTCAATATTGGATGGATCTTGCGAATCAGTTGCTTCAAAG GAAAGACGATGTTGAGCGGGAACTGGAAGAGTTCCAAGAGAATTCGCAGATGCTGGAGAAAGAACTGGAGACATCTCTGGAACAAGCGGAAAAGACAAACAGAGAATTGAGACAGAGAAATACGAGACTCGCCACAGAAGTTGAACAGTTAAGAACACGACTAGATCAGCAGTCTACTGATTGTGCCATGTTCCAAGGAAAGGCACAAGATTTACAGCAGCAACATGAGCACCTACTGAAGTACATTAGAGAACTCGAACAAAAAAATGACGACTTAGAAAGAGCACAtag GATAAATAGGGTCACAGAAGAGGAAATAGAAGCTAAGTTTAATTTAGCTATAGAAAAGAATGCCTTGCTTGAATCAGAACTTGATGAAAAAGAGAGCCTAAAAGTCATAGTGCAAAGACTAATGGACGAAGTTAGAG ACTTGAAACAGGAGATACAAGTACATGAAAGACATCACGCCGATAATAACAAGTCTGCTGAAAGAGTTCGTAATAGCATCGTCGATAGTAATAAGCTACAGGCTGAATTGGAGTCGAATTCACCCGCTAGCCAAATAGTCCCACAAACCATACCTCAAAATAATACGACCTCACCGATAAAAA TTGGACACGGGATGGTAGGGGGTGTTATTggaaacaataataacaatatgaGCCAACCCTTGCCACCCTGCACTAGAATACTGGCAATGAATATGATTGGTGACCTTATGCGAAAAGTTGGG CTTGACAGGTGGGTCTGTATGGGCTGTAGGAGAATAAAATGCACTTGTCCAAGCGGACAAAAATCGAATACCACCTCGTCTACTGGCCTATCGGCGGCCCAGACTCACGCGTCTACTCAGTGTATAAGGCAACAACCTAGACCGACCGCGTGCAGATCTTCATCGTGA
- the LOC105194997 gene encoding histone H3.3A produces the protein MARTKQTARKSTGGKAPRKQLATKAARKSAPSTGGVKKPHRYRPGTVALREIRRYQKSTELLIRKLPFQRLVREIAQDFKTDLRFQSAAIGALQEASEAYLVGLFEDTNLCAIHAKRVTIMPKDIQLARRIRGERA, from the exons ATGGCACGTACCAAGCAGACAGCTCGTAAGTCAACGGGTGGAAAAGCACCCAGGAAGCAGCTCGCCACCAAAGCGGCGCGTAAAAGCGCGCCGTCCACTGGAGGCGTCAAGAAGCCGCATCGTTACAG gcCTGGTACTGTAGCCCTGAGAGAAATCCGAAGATACCAGAAATCTACCGAGTTGCTCATCAGGAAATTGCCGTTCCAGCGTCTGGTTCGTGAAATCGCCCAGGATTTCAAGACCGATCTGCGTTTTCAGAGCGCCGCGATAGGCGCCCTTCAGGAAGCGTCGGAAGCTTACCTGGTCGGCCTGTTCGAAGACACGAATTTGTGCGCCATTCACGCAAAACGTGTCACGATCATGCCAAAAGATATACAGCTGGCACGGCGAATTCGCGGTGAACGCGCTTAA
- the LOC105195027 gene encoding nuclear distribution protein nudE-like 1-A isoform X2 yields the protein MMDLDPPEFLSKDEEIQYWMDLANQLLQRKDDVERELEEFQENSQMLEKELETSLEQAEKTNRELRQRNTRLATEVEQLRTRLDQQSTDCAMFQGKAQDLQQQHEHLLKYIRELEQKNDDLERAHRINRVTEEEIEAKFNLAIEKNALLESELDEKESLKVIVQRLMDEVRDLKQEIQVHERHHADNNKSAERVRNSIVDSNKLQAELESNSPASQIVPQTIPQNNTTSPIKIGHGMVGGVIGNNNNNMSQPLPPCTRILAMNMIGDLMRKVGALENKLNTCRNAFREDQVRQDLYRARRQVRSPATGNNNHIRL from the exons ATGATGGATTTAGATCCACCAGAATTTCTGTCCAAAGACGAGGAGATTCAATATTGGATGGATCTTGCGAATCAGTTGCTTCAAAG GAAAGACGATGTTGAGCGGGAACTGGAAGAGTTCCAAGAGAATTCGCAGATGCTGGAGAAAGAACTGGAGACATCTCTGGAACAAGCGGAAAAGACAAACAGAGAATTGAGACAGAGAAATACGAGACTCGCCACAGAAGTTGAACAGTTAAGAACACGACTAGATCAGCAGTCTACTGATTGTGCCATGTTCCAAGGAAAGGCACAAGATTTACAGCAGCAACATGAGCACCTACTGAAGTACATTAGAGAACTCGAACAAAAAAATGACGACTTAGAAAGAGCACAtag GATAAATAGGGTCACAGAAGAGGAAATAGAAGCTAAGTTTAATTTAGCTATAGAAAAGAATGCCTTGCTTGAATCAGAACTTGATGAAAAAGAGAGCCTAAAAGTCATAGTGCAAAGACTAATGGACGAAGTTAGAG ACTTGAAACAGGAGATACAAGTACATGAAAGACATCACGCCGATAATAACAAGTCTGCTGAAAGAGTTCGTAATAGCATCGTCGATAGTAATAAGCTACAGGCTGAATTGGAGTCGAATTCACCCGCTAGCCAAATAGTCCCACAAACCATACCTCAAAATAATACGACCTCACCGATAAAAA TTGGACACGGGATGGTAGGGGGTGTTATTggaaacaataataacaatatgaGCCAACCCTTGCCACCCTGCACTAGAATACTGGCAATGAATATGATTGGTGACCTTATGCGAAAAGTTGGG GCGTTGGAGAACAAGCTGAACACATGCAGAAACGCGTTTCGAGAAGATCAAGTTCGTCAAGATCTCTACAG AGCTAGACGACAGGTCCGAAGCCCAGCCACAGGAAACAACAACCACATTCGATTGTAA
- the LOC105200815 gene encoding 60S ribosomal protein L3 has translation MSHRKFSAPRHGSMGFYPKKRSQRHRGKVKAFPKDDPSKPVHLTAFIGYKAGMTHVVREADRPGSKVNKKEIVEAVTVLETPPMIVVGLVGYIDTPHGLRALATVWAEHLSEDCRRRFYKNWYKSKKKAFTKASKKWQDDLGRKSIEADLKKIKKYCSVVRIIAHTQMKLLRQRQKKAHIMEIQLNGGTIDDKVQWAREHLEKPVPISSVFAADEMIDVIGVTKGKGYKGVTSRWHTKKLPRKTHKGLRKVACIGAWHPSRVSFTVARAGQKGYHHRTEMNKKIYRIGQGIHTKDGKIVKNNASTEYDLTDKSITPMGGFPHYGEVNNDFIMIKGCCMGPKKRVITLRKSLLVHTKRSALEKINLKFIDTSSKFGHGRFQTAVDKASFMGQLKKDRLREEEARTVGVPTAPPAQ, from the exons ATG TCACACAGGAAATTCAGCGCCCCTCGACATGGGTCGATGGGATTCTACCCAAAAAAGAGATCTCAGAGACATCGCGGAAAGGTAAAGGCTTTCCCGAAGGATGATCCAAGCAAGCCTGTACACTTGACTGCTTTTATCGGCTACAAGGCTGGTATGACTCACGTCGTGAGAGAGGCTGACCGTCCTGGATCAA AGGTAAATAAGAAAGAGATTGTGGAAGCTGTTACTGTCCTCGAGACACCGCCGATGATCGTTGTTGGTCTTGTTGGATACATTGATACGCCACATGGACTTCGAGCGCTCGCCACTGTCTGGGCAGAACACTTGTCAGAAGATTGTCGCAGACGTTTCTATAAGAATTG GTACAAGAGCAAGAAGAAGGCGTTCACGAAAGCATCGAAGAAATGGCAGGACGATCTCGGCCGCAAGTCCATCGAAGCGGATCTCAAAAAGATCAAGAAGTATTGCAGCGTTGTTCGCATCATTGCTCACACTCAG ATGAAACTGCTGAGACAACGTCAGAAGAAAGCCCACATCATGGAGATCCAATTGAATGGCGGCACTATTGACGACAAGGTGCAATGGGCGCGCGAGCATTTGGAAAAGCCTGTACCTATTAGTAGCGTCTTCGCTGCCGATGAGATGATCGACGTGATTGGAGTTACAAAGGGAAAGGGCTACAAAG GTGTTACATCCAGGTGGCACACGAAGAAATTGCCGCGCAAGACCCACAAGGGCCTGAGAAAGGTTGCCTGTATCGGTGCGTGGCATCCTAGCCGCGTGTCCTTCACTGTTGCGCGCGCCGGTCAAAAAGGATACCATCATCGTACTGAAATGAACAAGAAGATTTACAGGATCGGACAGGGCATCCATACCAAGGATGGCAAG ATTGTGAAGAATAATGCTTCGACGGAGTATGATCTTACCGACAAAAGCATCACACCTATGGGTGGCTTCCCACATTACGGTGAAGTTAATAACGACTTCATCATGATTAAAGGATGCTGCATGGGCCCGAAAAAGCGCGTGATTACGCTCAGAAAG TCCTTGTTGGTGCACACCAAGAGGTCGGCGTTGGAAAAGATCAACCTCAAGTTCATCGATACTAGCTCCAAATTCGGACATGGTCGCTTCCAGACTGCTGTCGATAAGGCCTCCTTCATGGGACAACTTAAGAAGGACCGTCTGCGTGAGGAAGAAGCACGTACTGTTGGTGTACCGACCGCTCCACCAGCGCAATAA
- the LOC105194996 gene encoding histone H3.3A, protein MARTKQTARKSTGGKAPRKQLATKAARKSAPSTGGVKKPHRYRPGTVALREIRRYQKSTELLIRKLPFQRLVREIAQDFKTDLRFQSAAIGALQEASEAYLVGLFEDTNLCAIHAKRVTIMPKDIQLARRIRGERA, encoded by the exons ATGGCACGTACCAAGCAGACGGCCCGTAAATCGACGGGAGGTAAAGCTCCCCGTAAACAACTGGCGACGAAGGCCGCCAGGAAGAGCGCACCGTCCACCGGTGGTGTAAAGAAGCCGCATCGTTACAG GCCCGGTACCGTGGCACTTCGAGAAATTCGAAGATACCAGAAGTCGACCGAGTTGCTGATCAGGAAGTTGCCGTTCCAGCGGCTGGTTCGTGAAATCGCGCAGGATTTCAAGACCGATCTGCGCTTCCAGAGCGCCGCTATAGGCGCCCTCCAGGAAGCGTCTGAGGCGTATCTCGTCGGTCTCTTCGAGGACACCAATCTGTGCGCGATCCACGCGAAGCGCGTCACGATCATGCCTAAAGACATCCAGCTGGCTCGGCGAATCCGCGGCGAGCGTGCTTAA
- the LOC105194995 gene encoding NADH dehydrogenase [ubiquinone] 1 beta subcomplex subunit 10 — MAEKDNIVHKLFNTLFYILDTPVTYVREKFVVPNQKKYPWYHQQYRRVPTIDECYTDDVVCYTEANCQFLRDKSVEDEILMILRSRYEQCAFYHGAYSGDDDNMCGHLKKAYEDAAVNWFIKYGEMGISLNVKNAYMRQKHRLIWERRHGPVGTGMKDQQTTAA; from the exons ATGGCGGAAAAGGACAACATTGTTCACAAACTTTTTAACACTTTATTCTACATACTGGACACTCCAGTCACCTATGTTCGAG AAAAATTCGTAGTGCCGAATCAAAAGAAATATCCGTGGTATCATCAGCAATATCGTCGCGTGCCGACGATCGACGAATGTTACACAGACGACGTGGTTTGTTATACCGAGGCAAATTGTCAATTCTTACGCGATaa atcAGTGGAAGATGAAATTCTAATGATTCTAAGAAGTCGATATGAACAGTGCGCCTTCTATCACGGTGCCTATTCGGGTGACGATGATAATATGTGTGGGCATTTGAAGAAAGCTTACGAGGATGCAGCTGTTAATTGGTTCATAAAAT ATGGTGAAATGGgaatatctttaaatgtgaaaAATGCATATATGAGGCAGAAACATCGTTTGATCTGGGAGCGCCGTCATGGGCCAGTAGGTACTGGTATGAAAGACCAACAAACAACCGCAGCGTAG